Proteins encoded by one window of Microplitis mediator isolate UGA2020A chromosome 1, iyMicMedi2.1, whole genome shotgun sequence:
- the LOC130667220 gene encoding septin-7 isoform X6, with protein MQTKRELFFKGESGLTTSPSVPSVPPPQPPSAMSTTSTGATITSSTTTGAATIITATTTMTTSVPSSTVPPVASVKPRLPSNISVDQEDSNKRDNRDSNKESALQIHLRPAAVPSKPREPDGYVGFANLPNQVYRKAVKKGFEFTLMVVGESGLGKSTLINSLFLTDVYSAEYPGPSLRVKKTVAVETSKVLLNENGVNLTLTVVDTPGFGDAVDNSNCWVPVIEYIESKYEEFLNAESRVVRKQIPDSRVHCCLYFVAPSGHGLKPLDVEFMQRLHDKVNIIPIIAKADTMTPEECGQFKKQILNEIAQHKIKIYEFPELEEEEENKFHKLLRDRVPFAVVGANTVIDVDGKKVRGRKYPWGVAEVENLEHCDFIALRNMVIRTHLQDLKDVTNNVHYENFRCRTLAGVGVDGKPTRISNNLCPPGVMNSFMTVWNPLAQLEEEKREHDAKMKKMESEMEQVFEMKVKEKKQKLRDSEADLQRRHEQMRRSLEQQLRELEDKRRAFEAERQVWEQQTGQTLEELRRRSLDANSKETGSVSSEGSAGGVGTLRSSRGLGSLLRRHTSFKSPQDNPTQIHLVIQHPEHP; from the exons atGCAAACAAAGCGCGAGTTGTTTTTTAAAGGCGAGAGTGGATTGACGACGTCGCCGTCCGTACCGTCTGTTCCGCCTCCACAGCCACCGAGCGCAATGTCAACCACATCAACTGGAGCAACAATAACATCGTCAACAACAACCGGAGCAGCAACAATAATAACCGCGACAACAACAATGACAACGTCTGTGCCATCCTCAACAGTACCGCCAGTGGCGTCTGTCAAGCCACGATTGCCCTCTAATATTAGTGTCGACCAAGAAGACAGCAACAAACGTGACAATCGTGACAGTAATAAAGAGTCTGCCCTACAAATTCATTTACGTCCAGCTGCTGTACCATCAAAACCACGTGAACCAGATGGTTATGTTGGATTTGCTAATCTGCCTAATCAAGTTTATCGCAAAGCCGTAAAAAAGGGATTTGAATTTACTCTTATGGTTGTCG GCGAGTCTGGATTGGGTAAATCAACCCTCATAAACTCACTTTTTCTTACGGATGTTTATAGTGCTGAATATCCAGGTCCTAGTCTACGGGTTAAAAAAACAGTCGCTGTTGAAACAAGCAAAGTTTTATTAAACGAAAACGGAGTTAATTTAACGCTAACTGTTGTCGATACTCCGGGTTTTGGTGACGCTGTTGACAACAGTAATTg tTGGGTTCCAGTAATAGAATATATTGAATCCAAGTATGAGGAGTTTTTAAATGCAGAGTCACGTGTTGTGAGAAAACAAATACCCGACAGTCGTGTGCACTGTTGTCTTTACTTTGTCGCGCCATCGGGTCACGGATTAAAACCGTTGGATGTTGAATTCATGCAACGGCTACATGACAAAGTAAACATTATTCCAATCATCGCGAAAGCTGATACAATGACTCCTGAAGAGTGTGGACAATTTAAGAAACAA atcttaAATGAAATAGCGCagcacaaaataaaaatttacgagTTCCCTGAGCTTGAAGAAgaggaagaaaataaattccacAAGCTTTTGAGGGACAGAGTGCCATTTGCTGTAGTAGGTGCAAATACTGTAATTGATGTTGATGGTAAAAAAGTACGGGGGCGTAAATATCCATGGGGTGTTGCCGAAg tTGAAAATCTCGAACACTGCGATTTCATTGCTCTTCGTAACATGGTCATCAGGACGCACTTGCAAGATCTCAAGGACGTTACAAATAACGTTCACTATGAAAACTTCCGTTGCCGCACCCTAGCTGGTGTTGGAGTTGACGGCAAACCGACAAGGATTTCTAATAA TTTGTGCCCTCCTGGAGTGATGAACAGTTTCATGACAGTGTG GAATCCATTAGCACAATTAGAAGAAGAAAAGAGAGAGCACGATGCGAAAATGAAGAAGATGGAATCGGAAATGGAGCAGGTATTTGAGATGAAAGTcaaggaaaaaaaacaaaagctCAGAGATTCTGAAGCTGAT ttgCAAAGAAGACACGAACAAATGCGACGATCTCTGGAACAACAACTACGTGAATTAGAAGATAAAAGACGCGCTTTTGAAGCAGAAAGACAAGTCTGGGAGCAACAAACTGGACAAACTCTCGAAGAACTACGGAGACGAAGTTTGGATGCCAATTCTAAAGA